Part of the Geodermatophilus obscurus DSM 43160 genome is shown below.
GGCTGTGCGTGCCGCCCTTCGCCCACGGTGAGCTGGAGCTGGCCGCCGTCCGTGCGGGGATCCCCTTCTTCGTCGAGAAGCCGCTGGCCACCGGCGTCGAGGTCGCCGAGGAGGTGGCGGGCGCCGTGGCCGGAACCGGGTTGCCGACCGCGACCGGGTACCACTGGCGGCATCTGGACACCGTGGCCGTCGCGCGCGCCGTCTGTGCCGCGCACCGGCCCCGGCTGGTCGACGCCACCTGGCTGGACGAGGTGCCGCCGCCGGCGTGGTGGTCGAGTCGGGAGCGCTCGGGCGGGCAGGTGGTCGAGCAGCTGACCCACGTGCTCGACCTGGCCCGGCTGCTGGTCGGCGAGGTGGCCGAGGTGCGCGCCACCGCCGCGCCGTCCACCGCGGAGGGCCGCGACGTCGACGACGCGACCGCCGCGCTGCTGTCCTTCGACTCCGGCGCCGTCGGCACGGTGACCGCGGCCTGCTCGCTGCCGGGCAAGCTGGCCGCCGGGCTGGCCGTTGTGTGCGACGGCGCGGCGGTCGAGCTCACCGAGACCTCGTTGACCGTCACCACCGCCGACGGGGCGGACCGCAGCGAGCCGCGGGTCGACGGGCGCACCGCCGTCGACCGGGCGTTCGTCGACGTGCTGGCCGGCGGGGCGCCGGCCGCGGGGCTGGTCGACTACGCGGAGGCGCTGCGCACCCACCGGGTGGCGGTCGCGATCGCCGAGTCCGTCCGCACCAGGGACGCCGTGCGGCCCTGACGGGCGGTCAGCGGAGGGCGCGCTGTCCGCGGGGAGCCGGCAGCCGGGGACGGGACCGGCGGCGGGCGCGGGCCAGCGTCTCGCCGTACAGCCGCTCGTAGCCGTCGGCCATCACCGCGGGGGCGAACCGGCGGCGGGCCTCGGCGGCGCAGGCCTCCGGGTCGATCTCGTCCAGCCGGTTCAGCGCCGCGGTGAAGCCGGCCTCGTCGGCGGCCAGGAAGCCGGTGCGGCCGTCGTCCACCAGGGAGGGCAGGCAGCCGCGGGCCATGGCGACCACCGGCGTCCCCGCGGCCAGGGCCTCGCAGACGGCGGTGCCGCCGGGCTCCTCCCAGCGGACGGGGAACAGCACCGCGCGGGAGGTGCGCAGCAGCTCGTCCTTCGCCGCACCCCCGACGCTGCCGACCCAGCGCGCGGTGACGCCGTCCAGGTGCGGCTCGACGTGCTCCAGGAACCAGGCGACGTCGGGGTGCGAGCAGGCCGGGTGGCCGGGGGTGGCGAGGGCTGCCTCCAGAGCCTCCCGGTCAGGCAGGCCGCCCACCGGGCCGGCGAGCACCAGCGGCACCCCGGCGGCGCGACAGCTCCGCAGCGCCGTGTCGATGCCCTTGGCCTCGCACAGCCGGGCGAGCACCAGCACCGCGTCGGACCGGTCCGTCCGCCGTGCCGGGGGTGGGCCGTCGACCGGCACCGACAGCGGGACGACGCCGACGACCTGCCCGCGCAGCTGCGCCGGCGCCTGCGCCACCTGGGTGTCGGAGACCCCGGCGAACCACACCCGGCCGCCGCCGTCGAAGGTCGCCCAGAAGTCGGCGTTGCGGCCGGTGTCCCAGTGCAGCGTGGCGAGCGTCGGCGGCGCGGCGTCCCCCAGGCCGGCCAGCAGCGCCGGGCCCACCACCTCGACGTGGCTGTGAACGAGGTCGAACGGCTCGCCGGCCAGCGCGTGCTCAGCGAGGGTGGCCAGCGCCACCTGCTCGTGCGCGTGCGCGGTGCCGACGACCTGCGGGTAGGGCCCGCCCAGCTGCTCGAAGCGGCCGGTGGGGAAGGCGCTGACCAGGCCGTCGACCGGCAGCGTCGAGTCGCCGACCGAGGCGAGGACGACCGTGTGCTCGCGGGCGCGCAGCTCGGCGGTCAGCGTGGCGACGACGTTCTCCAGGCCGCCGTAGCCCGGCGGCGGCACCGGCAGCCACGGGCCGGCGTCCATCAGGATCTTCACGCCCGCCCCCTCCGTCCGCCCTCGACGGCGCGGACCGACCGCATCGGCGGCCGCTCCACCACGCCGACGTCCCAGCTGACGCCCTCGAGGCCGTCGGCGGTGCGCAGGAACTGCAGCAGCTCGCGCTTCGGGCGGCCGGCGCCGGGCCGGCGCGCCAGCGCGGTGTGCAGGATCTGCCCGGCCATGCGGCCGAGCGCGGCGTCGGCCTGGTGGGTGTGCTGCCGGGTGCCGAAGTCGACCTGGGCCAGGGCGTCGAGGCCGGCCAGCGCCGCGAGGTCGACCAGCAGGCCCAGCTCCACGCCGTAGCCGGAGACGAACGGCACCTGCTCGAGCAGCTCGCGACGGCCGGCGTACTCGCCCGACAGCGGCTGCACGAAGCCGGCGAGCTCCGGCCAGAAGGCGTTGAGCAGCGGCCGGGCGACCAGCTCGGTGACCCGGCCGCCGCCGGAGGGGACGATGCCGTCGGTGGTGGTCAGCGGCCGGTCGTAAAGGGCCTTGACGTAGCCGACGGTGGGGTCGGTGAGCAGCGGGCCGAGCAGGCCGACGACGAACCGCGGGTCGAAGGCGACCAGATCGGCGTCGATGAACACCAGCAGGTCGCCGCTGGTGACGTGCAGCGACTTCCACAGCGCCTCGCCCTTGCCCGGCCGGCTGCCGTGCCGGGGGAGCACCGTGTCGGCGGCGACGACGCGGGCGCCGGCCGCTGCCGCCACCTCCGCCGTCCGGTCGCTGGAGCCGCTGTCGACGACGACCACCTCGTCGACCAGCGGGCAGCGCTCGACGAGGTGGTCGCGGATCGTGGCCACGATCGTGCCCACGGTGCGTTCCTCGTCGAGGGCGGGGAGCACCACGCTGACGGTGCAGCCGCGGGTGCCCTTGACGGCCACCAGGTCGGGTGCCGCCCAGGTCTCGGCGGCGAAGGTGCGGGAGTGGAGCCAGCGTCGGACGTCAGGTCGCACGCGTCTTCCCAAGGCCGGGTGCCGACACCGGCGTCGGCACGGAGGTCCCCGTCGGGCGACAGGATGCAGGAGGAACGGCAGTTCCGGGCCGCTGTCCGCGTCGCGTCCCCGGCCTGCGGGTGTGCCTCCGGACGCTTCCTCCCTGCCCCGCGTGGTGGGCAGCGCCCCGGTCCGCGGGGGAGGAGGAGCCCGACGTCAGCCGACGACGACGACGTCCAGCAGCGCCCGGTACTCCGGCACGCTCACCATCGGCGGCCGCTCGTCGACGGCGACCGCGGTGCTGTGCGGCACGAACCCGGTGCCGTCGTGGCGGAACTGGGTGAGCAGCCCGCCGGCCCACCCGCGCCCGGCCCGGGCGAGCACGGTGGAGACGACCTGCCCCGCCATCCGGCCCAGCGCCTCCTGGTCCTGCGAGGTGTGCCGGCGCACGCCGAGGTCGACCTGCGCGAGCCCGGCCAGTCCGCAGAGCTCCAGCAGGTCGACCAGCAGCCCGACCTCCACGCCGTAGCCCGACACGAACGGCACCCGTTCCAGCGCGGACCGCCGTCCGGCGTACTCGCCGCCCAGCGGCTGCACGAACCCGGCGAGCTCCGGCCACAGCGCGTTGAGCAGCGGCCGCGCGGTCAGCTCGGTGACCCGCCCGCCGCCGGCCGGCACCGACGACCCGTCCACCTCGAGCGGCCGGGTGTAGCAGCCCTTGACGTAGTCGACCTGCGGGTCCGTCAGCAGCGGCGCGAGCAGCCCGGGCACGAAGTGCGGAACGTCGCCGAGCAGGTCGGCGTCGAGGAAGACGACCAGGTCGCCGGTGGTCGCGGCCAGCGACTTCCACAGCGCCTCGCCCTTGCCGCGGCGGCTGCCGTGGCAGGGGAGCACGTCGGCGGTGGCGACGACGTCGGCCCCCGCGGCCCGGGCCACCGCGGCGGTCGCGTCGGTGGAGTCGGAGTCGACGACCAGCAGCTCGTCGACCAGCGGCGTCCGCCGCACCCAGTGCTCGTGCAGGTCGCCGACCAGCCGGCCCACCGTCGCCTCCTCGTCGCGGGCGGGGAGGACGACGCTCACCCGGTGCTGCCCGCGCCGCTTGGCGCGCAGCAGGGCGTCGAGGTCGAGCGCGTCCAGCGAGGGAGCCGAGGAGGTGCGGAGCTCGAACCAGGCGCGCGCGTCGGGTCGCATACCCCCACTCTCGGTGAGGTGATCACCGGTGCGCCACGGAGCGCGACGGAGTTCACGCGGTCGTCACCACGCGTCCGGCGGCCGGTCACACCGGGACGTCGGAGGAGCGCAGTGCGGTCGCGCTGAGTGCCCCGACGGCGGCGCCGTCCCCCGTCGGCTCGGGGTGGCCCAGGTCGGTGAGCCAGCCGCGGAGGACCCGGTGCAGCTGCTCGGCGCCGACGACCTCGCCGGGCGGCCGGAACGAGCGCGGGTGCAGCAGGAAGGCGTGCTGCTGCGGCCCGCCGAGCCCGCCGTGGGAGCCGACGTGCGGCTCGAACGCCGAGGCCTCGTCGGTGGCCGGGTCGTAGCGGCTGTTGACGACGACGTCCGGGCAGTGCGGGAACGTCGAGGCGCGGGCCACCAGCCGGGCGGCGTGCGGGCCGTAGGGGAGCAGCGGGTCCTCGCCGAGGACCGTGCCCGACGCCAGCCGGTGCAGCCCGTCGCGGCCGAGCGCCACCGGCCCGTGCTCCTCGGAGTGCACGAGCAGGAAGCCGACGCCGTCGTGGTCGACCAGGCCGGGCAGCAGCGCCGGCCAGTGCCGCTCGATCTCCTCCAGCGACACCCGGCCGGGGATGTCGGCGAACGAGACCATCGCGGTGTGGCCGGAGACGGCGACGACCACGCCCGGGGCGACCCGCGGCACCCGGCCCTCCCGGTCGGTGGGCAGCTGGTGCGCGTGCGGCACCCCCTCGGCGCGTTCCACCCGCTCGCGCAGCCGGCGGGCGATGGGCCCGCCGCCCTCCGCGAGCGCCGCCCCGACCTGCCAGCCCTCGGTGAGCCGCCGGCTGTCCCGTGGGCCCGTGAGGTGCCGGTCCGGCAGGTCGCCGGGCCCGCCGCAGAGCTGGCCGACCAGCTGCTCGACGGTCTCCCCGAAGCGGGTGGCGAAGGACTCGCCCTGGGTCTGCCCGTGGTCGGAGAGGCACACCAGGTGGTACTCCCGCGGCGCCAGCTGGGCGGCGCGGTGCAGCCGGCCGATCTGCTGGTCGATGCTGTGCAGCACGGCCAGGCTGTCGGCCCGCTCGAGCCCGCCATGGTGCGCCGCCTCGTCGTAGCCGAGAAAGTCGGCGTAGGCGACCGGCCGGCCGGCGAGCATGTCCTCCAGCAGCGCGAAGACGACGACGTCGCGGGAGACGACCGTCGTCCCCGGGCGGGCCAGCGGGTAGATGCCGCCGCGCGACACCCGCGGGCGGACGTCGTCGCGGCGTTCGCGGGCGGCGGCGACCAGCTCGCGGTACACGTCGACGAGGGAGACCGCGAGGGTGCGCAGGGCGTTCCCCGGGTTGGCGAAGTAGGCGTAGTACCCGGTGCCGGGCCGGTCGCGCCGCTGCCGGGCCCGGCGGCTGGCCGCGGGGACGACGTGCGCCAGCGAGCTCATCGTGAGGCTGACGTGCGTGGCGTCGCCGGTGAACAGGTTGCCGTGGCCCGCCCCACCACCGGCCAGCAGCCCGCGGCCGTCGGAGTGCGCCCGCTCGATCTCGGCGGCGTCGGTCGGCGAGGAGACCCGGACGATCCGGTCGCGGTCCTTGTCGTACCAGCGGAAGCCCGGGATGTCGGCGTTGGAGCCGTGCAGGATGCCGCAGACCGAGGCGCCGGTCTGCGAGCTCCAGTCGGTGTGCCAGGAGGTCAGCACGTGGCTGCCCGAGCGCAGCCAGGCGGCCAGGTTGGGCATCGACCCGTCGCGGACGGCGCGCCGGGCGGTGTCGTGGGACAGCGCGTCGATCTGCAGGAACAGCACGCCGGGCGGGCACGGTGCGGCGTCCGCGGTCCCCCGGGCCCGGCGGCGCGCGCGGCGGAAGAACAGCTCGTCCTCGTCGAGGGCGAGCACGCTGCTGACCAGCCCGGAGACGCCGGCCATGGCGGCGCCGACGACGACCGCCGTGCGCAGGTCGGCGATGACGACGCCGGGCACGAGGAAGGACAGGCCGAGCACCGCGGCCCCCAGCAGCAGGAAGCTGCCCAGGCCCAGGGTGAAGAAGGCCAGCGGCAGCGCGACCCGCATGACCAGCGGCCACACGACGCCGGTGAGCAGGCCCAGCAGCAGCGCGATCAGCGGCGGCTGCCACCACGACGGCATCGTGAACGCACCGAGCCAGCGGTCGAGGACGACGAGCGCGGCGGTGCTGGCCGCCCAGGTGAGCAGGACGCGCGCCGGCGTCCGGCCCCGCTGGAGGACCCGCCCGGAGGGAGCGGTCATGCCGGCCCGCAGGCCGAGGGGTCGGGCTCGGGCTCCGGGTCAGGGGTGCGCCGGCGCTGCGAGCCGACCGCGTTGAGCACCGCCCCCACGATCAGCACCAGCACGGTGGCCAGCAGGACGGCGACCAGCGGGGAGTCGAAGATGCCGCCGCTGACCACGCCGAGGGTGGCGTAGGCGACGGCCCAGAGGAAGGCGGCGAGCAGGGACGCCGGCAGCAGCCGCCGCCACGGGTAGGCCAGCGCACCGGCCGCCAGCAGCACCGGGATGCGCCCCGCGGGCAGCAGCCGGCCGACGACGACGATCTGCCAGCCGTGCCGGCGGAACTGCTCGCGGACCTCCTCGATCCGGTCGGCGTGCTGGCCGCGAGCGACCCAGCGGACCGCCGCGGGACCGCCGAACCGGCAGATCGCGAAGGTGACCAGGTCGCCGGCCCAGGCGCCGAGCGTGGCCACCAGCACGACCAGCGTGAGGTTGAGCTCGTGGGCGGTGACGGCGAACGCGGCGCCGGCGCCGACGACCGCTCCGGTCGGCACGACGGGCACGACCGAGCCGAGCAGCACGGCGCCGAAGAGGACCGGGTAGCCGATCGACGAGCCGTCGGTCCAGCCCGCGGCGAGCGCGCCGGCGCTCACGACGTCGTCCCGACGGGCAGCGGCACCGGCTGCCCCGGCTCGGCTACCACCACGGCGGTGTCCAGGCCGCGGGCGGCGACGGCGGCGGCGAAGTCCCGCGGCGGGTCGGTGAGCAGCCGGCGCATCCGCGGCAGGTGTGCCACGCCGCGGAGCGCGAGGGTGCCCCAGTGCACGGGGACGGCGACCCGCGGCCGCAGCCGCGCGACCGCCTCGGCCGCGCCCGCCGGGTCGAGGTGGCCGGGGCCGAGCGTGAGGCCCCAGCTCCACACCGGTAGCAGCGCGACGTCGACCCCGCGCTCGCCCAGCAGGTCCATCGCGTCGGTCAGGTCGGTGTCGCCCGCGGCGTAGACGGTGCGCCCGCCGCCCTCGACCAGGTGGCCGACCGCGGGGGTGTCCGGGCCGTGGGTCAGCCGCGGGCCCCAGCGGTGCCCGGCGTGCTCGGCCGGGACGGCGGTGACCCGCAGTGCGCCGTGGGTGAGGCTCTCGCCGGGCAGCACCTCGGTCACGTGGCGGAGGCCCCGCGCGCGCAGCCACGCGCCGGCACCGCGGGGGGCGACGACCCGCACGTCCGGGCCCAGCAGCCGCAGCGAGGGCAGGTGCAGGTGGTCGCCGTGCAGGTGGCTGAGGAGGACCAGGTCGACGCCGGCGTAGGTCTCCGACGCGGGCACCGGCACCACGCGGCGCAGCGGCCCGACGCGGCCGGTGAGCAGCGGATCGGTCAGCACGACGTGCCCGGCGAGCTCGACGCGCACCGTCGAGTGGCCGAGGAAGTGCAGGTGCGGTCTGCCCACTCGCCCAGTATCGACCGCGGGTCCGACGATCCGGCACCGGTTCGACCCCTGGGGGGCGTCGCCTCCGCCCCTCCCGACCACCCCGCCCGCTCCCGATCGACCCTCCTCCGCGTTGATCATGGGGTTGTTGCAGGTGACACGCGCCGACGCGCCGACGGAGCCGGCAACAACCCCATGATCAACCCCGAGGGGCAACGCCGACGGCGTCCACAGCGGGGACGGCGTCCACAGATGTCCGCCGTGGACGTCGAGCGGGCCACGAGGCCCTGACGGTCGCCGGCATGACGGACATCGACCTCGGCACCGCCTACACCTGGGACGACGCCCGGTCCCGAGGCGCTACCCGCGGGCAGATCGCCCAGGACGGCGTCCGGCTCGGCCGCGGCCTCTACCTCTCCTCCGTCGTCGAGCCGGACCTCGCCACCCGGTGTCGCGCGTGGCAGCTGGTGCTCCCGCGCGACGCCGCCTTCGGCCTGGGGACGGCGGCCCGGCTGCACGGAGCGCCGATCGCGGAGCCGCCCACCGTGCACGTCGTCGTCCCCTCGCGGCGGCAGCTGCCCAGGCGCGCGGGGCTGACCGTCCACGAGCGGCTCCTCGCCGAGGAGGACGTCGTCGTGGTCGGCGGGCTGTCGCTGACGTCGGGCCCGCAGACGTTCCTCGACCTCGCCGCCGGGCTGCCACCCGCGGAGCTCGTGGCGGCCGGCGACGCCCTGCTGCGCGCGGAGCGGATGGACGCCGCGTCGCTGGCCCGGCGCCTCGAGCGGGCCGACCGCGTGCGGGGCGTCGTCCGTGCCCGTGGGTGCGCCCCGCGGCTCGACGGGCGAGCGGCTTCGCGGCCGGAGAGCCTGGTCCGCTACTGGCTGGCGATCAGCGACCTGCCCGACCCGCAGCTGCAGGTGCCGGTGCACGACCGGTGGGGTCGCGAGGTGACGCACGCCGACCTGGGCTACTCGGAGTGGAAGGTGGCGCTGGAGTACGAGGGGCGCCAGCACGCCGACCCCGACCAGTTCGGGCGGGACGTCGACCGCTACTCGCTGATGGCCGCCGACGGGTGGCTGGTCCTGCGCTTCGCCGGCCGGCACCTCGGCAGCCCCGTCGTCGTGGTGGACCGCACCCGGCGAGCGCTGTCCAGTCGCGGCTGGCGCCCCTGACGCGAGGCGTCACCGATCGACCGCCTCGACCCGCGACCCCCTGTCCCCGAGTTGATCATGGGCTCGTTGCAGGCGACACGCGGCGACGCGCCGACGGAGCCGGCAACAACCCCATGATCACGGCCGAGGGGGAGGGGAAGGCGGAGGGGGATGGCGGGACGGGGAGGGGGACGTGCGGAGGTCAGGCCGGACGGCGGAACCGCAACGGACCGTTGTCGTCGGCGACCGCGGGTCCCGGAGCGCCGAGTGGGCCCAGGAGTGGCAGAGTTGCCGGTGTGAAGACCTGGCTCGACGCGTGGCCGGTGTTCCGGCAGCTGACCGGTGCCGACCCCCTCGGACGCGGCCTGGCCGCGCGCAGCAAGGCGACGGAGAACGTGGTGAGCCGCACGGCCACCGCCGACCGCGTCGTGCAGAGCGTGTGCCCGTACTGCGCGGTGGGGTGCGGCCAGCGGATCTACGTCAAGGACGAGCAGATCGTCCAGATCGAGGGCGACCCGGACTCGCCGATCAGCCGCGGCCGGCTGTGCCCCAAGGGCAGCGCCAGCAAGCAGCTGGTCACCAGCCCGACCCGCGTGACGACGGTGAAGTACCGCCGTCCGTTCGGGACGGAGTGGGAGGACCTCGAGCTCGACACGGCGATGGAGATGATCGCCGACCGCGTCCTCGAGGCCCGCCGCAAGGGCTGGCAGGACGAGAACGACGGCAAGCGCGTCAACCGCACCATGGGAGTAGCGAGCCTCGGAGGGGCGACCCTCGACAACGAGGAGAACTACCTCATGAAGAAGCTCTACAGCGCCCTGGGCGCGATCCAGATCGAGAACCAGGCCCGCATATAGCACTCCGCCACGGTGCCCGGTCTGGGTGCCACGTTCGGTCGTGGCGGTGCCACGAACTTCCAGGAAGACCTCGCGAACTCCGACTGCATCGTCATCGAGGGTTCGAACATGGCCGAGTGCCACCCGGTGGGCTTCCAGTGGGTGAGCGAGGCCAAGGCGCGTGGCGCCAAGGTGATCCACATCGATCCGCGGTTCACCCGCACCAGCGCGATCGCCGACCTGCACGTCCCGCTGCGGATCGGCACGGACATCGCCTTCCTCGGCGGCCTCATCCGGTACGTGCTGGACAACGACCTGTACTTCAAGGAGTACGTCGTCGCCTACACCAACGCCGCGGCGCTGGTCAGCGAGCAGTTCGTCGACTCCGAGGACCTCGACGGCCTGTTCTCCGGCTTCGACCCGGAGAGCAACACCTACGACGAGGCCAGCTGGCAGTACGAGCCGGAGGAGCCCCCGCACTCGGGCTCCGACGACCCGGCCGGGGCCGCGGCGCAGGACCGCAAGGAGCAGGACCCGGAGATCAAGAAGACCGACAAGGCCCAGGCGGCCGGCAGCGGCGGCCCGCCGATCGCGGCCAAGCCCAAGCGCGACGAGACGCTGCAGCACCCGCGGTCGGTGTTCCAGGTCCTCAAGCGGCACTTCGACCGCTACACCCCGGAGATGGTGGCCGAGGTCTGCGGCATCGAGCCGGAGGTGTTCCTCCAGGTCGCCCGCTGGGTGACCGAGAACAGCGGCCGCGAGCGGACGACGGCGTGGGTGTACTCGGTGGGCTGGACGCAGCACAGCGTCGGCGCGCAGTACATCCGCACCTGCTCGATCCTGCAGACGCTGCTGGGCAACATCGGCCGCCCCGGCGGCGGGATCCTGGCGTTGCGCGGGCACGCCAGCATCCAGGGCTCGACCGACGTCCCGACGCTGTACAACCTGCTGCCGGGCTACCTGCCCATGCCGCACGCGCTGCAGCACGGCGACCTCGACGAGTACTGCGCCGACGCGGCCGGCAAGGCCGGGTTCTGGGGCAACAAGCGCGCCTACATGACCAGCCTGCTCAAGGCCTGGTGGGGCGACGCCGCGACACCGGAGAACGACTTCGCGTTCGACTACCTCCCGAAGATCGACGGTGACCACAGCTCCTACCGGACGATCGCCGACATGATCCAGGGCAAGGTCTCTGGCTACTTCCTGGTCGGCGAGAACCCGACGGTCGGGCACCCCAACGGGCGCATGAACCGGTTCGGCCTGGCCAACCTGGACTGGCTGGTGGTCCGCGACCTGCAGATGATCGAGTCGGCGACCTTCTGGAAGGAGTCCCCGGAGATCGAGACCGGGGAGCTGGCGCCCGAGACGATCGGCACCGAGGTCTTCTTCGTGCCCGCGGCCTCGCACGCGGAGAAGGAGGGGACCTTCACCCA
Proteins encoded:
- a CDS encoding Gfo/Idh/MocA family protein, with protein sequence MGDPRTGSRVRIGLVGAGGVGARHARTLAGFPDVELVGVTDLVPEAADVLAGELGVPVVADVDRLLGRPLDGVWLCVPPFAHGELELAAVRAGIPFFVEKPLATGVEVAEEVAGAVAGTGLPTATGYHWRHLDTVAVARAVCAAHRPRLVDATWLDEVPPPAWWSSRERSGGQVVEQLTHVLDLARLLVGEVAEVRATAAPSTAEGRDVDDATAALLSFDSGAVGTVTAACSLPGKLAAGLAVVCDGAAVELTETSLTVTTADGADRSEPRVDGRTAVDRAFVDVLAGGAPAAGLVDYAEALRTHRVAVAIAESVRTRDAVRP
- a CDS encoding glycosyltransferase, whose amino-acid sequence is MKILMDAGPWLPVPPPGYGGLENVVATLTAELRAREHTVVLASVGDSTLPVDGLVSAFPTGRFEQLGGPYPQVVGTAHAHEQVALATLAEHALAGEPFDLVHSHVEVVGPALLAGLGDAAPPTLATLHWDTGRNADFWATFDGGGRVWFAGVSDTQVAQAPAQLRGQVVGVVPLSVPVDGPPPARRTDRSDAVLVLARLCEAKGIDTALRSCRAAGVPLVLAGPVGGLPDREALEAALATPGHPACSHPDVAWFLEHVEPHLDGVTARWVGSVGGAAKDELLRTSRAVLFPVRWEEPGGTAVCEALAAGTPVVAMARGCLPSLVDDGRTGFLAADEAGFTAALNRLDEIDPEACAAEARRRFAPAVMADGYERLYGETLARARRRSRPRLPAPRGQRALR
- a CDS encoding glucosyl-3-phosphoglycerate synthase; its protein translation is MRPDVRRWLHSRTFAAETWAAPDLVAVKGTRGCTVSVVLPALDEERTVGTIVATIRDHLVERCPLVDEVVVVDSGSSDRTAEVAAAAGARVVAADTVLPRHGSRPGKGEALWKSLHVTSGDLLVFIDADLVAFDPRFVVGLLGPLLTDPTVGYVKALYDRPLTTTDGIVPSGGGRVTELVARPLLNAFWPELAGFVQPLSGEYAGRRELLEQVPFVSGYGVELGLLVDLAALAGLDALAQVDFGTRQHTHQADAALGRMAGQILHTALARRPGAGRPKRELLQFLRTADGLEGVSWDVGVVERPPMRSVRAVEGGRRGRA
- a CDS encoding glucosyl-3-phosphoglycerate synthase, translating into MRPDARAWFELRTSSAPSLDALDLDALLRAKRRGQHRVSVVLPARDEEATVGRLVGDLHEHWVRRTPLVDELLVVDSDSTDATAAVARAAGADVVATADVLPCHGSRRGKGEALWKSLAATTGDLVVFLDADLLGDVPHFVPGLLAPLLTDPQVDYVKGCYTRPLEVDGSSVPAGGGRVTELTARPLLNALWPELAGFVQPLGGEYAGRRSALERVPFVSGYGVEVGLLVDLLELCGLAGLAQVDLGVRRHTSQDQEALGRMAGQVVSTVLARAGRGWAGGLLTQFRHDGTGFVPHSTAVAVDERPPMVSVPEYRALLDVVVVG
- a CDS encoding phage holin family protein is translated as MTAPSGRVLQRGRTPARVLLTWAASTAALVVLDRWLGAFTMPSWWQPPLIALLLGLLTGVVWPLVMRVALPLAFFTLGLGSFLLLGAAVLGLSFLVPGVVIADLRTAVVVGAAMAGVSGLVSSVLALDEDELFFRRARRRARGTADAAPCPPGVLFLQIDALSHDTARRAVRDGSMPNLAAWLRSGSHVLTSWHTDWSSQTGASVCGILHGSNADIPGFRWYDKDRDRIVRVSSPTDAAEIERAHSDGRGLLAGGGAGHGNLFTGDATHVSLTMSSLAHVVPAASRRARQRRDRPGTGYYAYFANPGNALRTLAVSLVDVYRELVAAARERRDDVRPRVSRGGIYPLARPGTTVVSRDVVVFALLEDMLAGRPVAYADFLGYDEAAHHGGLERADSLAVLHSIDQQIGRLHRAAQLAPREYHLVCLSDHGQTQGESFATRFGETVEQLVGQLCGGPGDLPDRHLTGPRDSRRLTEGWQVGAALAEGGGPIARRLRERVERAEGVPHAHQLPTDREGRVPRVAPGVVVAVSGHTAMVSFADIPGRVSLEEIERHWPALLPGLVDHDGVGFLLVHSEEHGPVALGRDGLHRLASGTVLGEDPLLPYGPHAARLVARASTFPHCPDVVVNSRYDPATDEASAFEPHVGSHGGLGGPQQHAFLLHPRSFRPPGEVVGAEQLHRVLRGWLTDLGHPEPTGDGAAVGALSATALRSSDVPV
- a CDS encoding DedA family protein: MSAGALAAGWTDGSSIGYPVLFGAVLLGSVVPVVPTGAVVGAGAAFAVTAHELNLTLVVLVATLGAWAGDLVTFAICRFGGPAAVRWVARGQHADRIEEVREQFRRHGWQIVVVGRLLPAGRIPVLLAAGALAYPWRRLLPASLLAAFLWAVAYATLGVVSGGIFDSPLVAVLLATVLVLIVGAVLNAVGSQRRRTPDPEPEPDPSACGPA
- a CDS encoding MBL fold metallo-hydrolase — its product is MGRPHLHFLGHSTVRVELAGHVVLTDPLLTGRVGPLRRVVPVPASETYAGVDLVLLSHLHGDHLHLPSLRLLGPDVRVVAPRGAGAWLRARGLRHVTEVLPGESLTHGALRVTAVPAEHAGHRWGPRLTHGPDTPAVGHLVEGGGRTVYAAGDTDLTDAMDLLGERGVDVALLPVWSWGLTLGPGHLDPAGAAEAVARLRPRVAVPVHWGTLALRGVAHLPRMRRLLTDPPRDFAAAVAARGLDTAVVVAEPGQPVPLPVGTTS